The Carassius gibelio isolate Cgi1373 ecotype wild population from Czech Republic chromosome B11, carGib1.2-hapl.c, whole genome shotgun sequence genomic sequence CAGATGCACGGAGAGCGTCAAAGCCAGAAGGACCTTGAAGATGCTCGGCGGGATCTTCTGCATCGTCGCTGGTGTCCTCGGTCTCGTGCCGGTCTCGTATGTGGCACATCTGACGGTTCTCCGGTTCTTCGACGAAAGCGTGCCAAGCGTGGTTCCTCGGTGGGAGTTCGGAGATGGGCTTTTCCTCGGATGGACGGCTGGGGTTTTGCATTTGGTGGCTGGTTTCTTATTGGTCACTTCTTGTTTGTTTATGCAAGACGAAACGTGTTCGCTAGACCAATCCTTAGCGCTACACAGAGCTCAGATGACGCGTCCAGAACGCTCTCCACACGGGAGAACAGAATATGTGTGAgatttttgagaaatgcacttatcGGTTGCACTTTGCACTGagattatcatatatatattcaaagaTTGTAAATAGAACGCTGCTGTTTTCTGTTGTCGGgaagattagatttcatatttttttgattgCAAATCATTTTGTGAATCATTTTATAAGCTCAAACCCAAATCTGCATGTGAATGTAATTCTAATGAAACCACACAGTTTGGTAATAGTGGAAATAAATGATGCAAACTTTCAGAGAAAATGCAACTTAGGTTTTCAAGACAACATATGAGAGGCATTTTTATGCTAATTATCCAAATCATATTGGAAAACCGATGCAagagtttttatgttttagagAGAGTGGTTGAATGACAGGAAGATGATATTGTGTTCTCTGAAATGTCAAAATACTAAAGTTGATGATCAGTCAATAAATCAGCTGAATGCTTGTCTCGatgtttctacatttttttatttttgtgctcaCGTTgtgagttttcacaaaaatatgttgTAACgtggatatttattttaatatcacttgTGAGGCTCATGaattaagaaataatattttaaaatacttttactaaatatatttagTGGGGTTCAGAGCTATGAGAAAATGCTCTTTTTTGCATTAAATTTCTTTAATGCAATTTTATCCATGTATTatactaaatgtgtttatatttaattcaggACTTATGGAGAATCAGTGGAAAATCTTTCACCTTCATTTtgcattataatgatttttttaaaaagtgaacatTTGCAACTTTATAATTTTTATGTGTTCCTCCCTTGcttatattatcattttaaagaagtaattaaaaaaaattataataaaaacgaATATTCTGAACTGTTCTTCTAAAAAGCAGGAGCTAAAACGTTTTGTGCTGACAAAATGTAGGGAAAAACAGTTTTCActaaaatgtcttttaattttcattgtgcaatttgctttattttatagtttaaaaacacatttatgagtGTGATTATAAATTAAGAAAGAGTATTAAAAAATTCCTCAAAGTCTCAGATCACTAGTGAAAACGCAATTTTTCTTTtccagtatttatttatgttttgcatttttctcttttaatCAGATTTTTTGAGCTGTCTGTCATTTAGTATTCGTTTGTACtacatgaacaaaaaaaatcttcattttacAGAATTATATAtcgtttttttttagaattttcaaactttatttccaaggttaaatttttttaaatatgttcctCTCAGACTTTTGAACTCTTTATTAACAATATATTTCAagctaaaaaaaatcactttatatATTGTGGTGCTGAAACGGTTTTAAGTCCTGATGCTGTTAAttgaaccttctattcatcaaagaatcctgaaaaaaaattcaaataaaaccgcaacactgaaaataataagaaatattaataattgtaataattgattacactcagtgctttaagtggcccaaaagaggtgccggtactctattttattctttttttttttttttttgataactcccctcatcccctgaggtaaaaacaactatattgaaggggttttatatacagcagtcaacaggcgaccttaataataaatccttttattagtttgtggatttgcttgagctagaaagaactactgaacataaataa encodes the following:
- the LOC127968644 gene encoding putative claudin-24 encodes the protein MDPVLRTLEMLGVFFSLSACLCSLVTLMMPQWLTLSTELLPTESFQLGLWETCVVQDLGMTECMPYNTLLGLPPDIRLARILMCTTVATGLIGGLFAIPGINLVNSCRCTESVKARRTLKMLGGIFCIVAGVLGLVPVSYVAHLTVLRFFDESVPSVVPRWEFGDGLFLGWTAGVLHLVAGFLLVTSCLFMQDETCSLDQSLALHRAQMTRPERSPHGRTEYV